In Dryobates pubescens isolate bDryPub1 chromosome 28, bDryPub1.pri, whole genome shotgun sequence, a single window of DNA contains:
- the RNF146 gene encoding E3 ubiquitin-protein ligase RNF146, whose product MAGCGEIDHSVNMLPTNRKANEPCAGAAPALAVPECAICLQTCVHPVSLPCRHVFCYLCVKGASWLGKRCALCRQEIPEDFLDKPTLLSPEELKAASRGNGEYAWYYEGRNGWWQYDERTSRELEDAFSKGKKSTEMLIAGFLYVADLENMVQYRRNEHGRRRKIKRDIIDIPKKGVAGLRLDCDAVNLARESSADGADSTAAPGAAALQPLAAVPARPLPSLDGQPLSPASPSPDASDSLENSFAHLQLNGDSMAERSHRGEGEEDHESSSSGRVPAPDTSVEETESDASSDSEEASAPLRQRLPSGQQRHSGASQAAAGGGVGSTRSRRPDGQCTVTEV is encoded by the coding sequence ATGGCCGGCTGCGGGGAAATCGATCACTCCGTCAACATGCTGCCCACCAACAGGAAGGCCAACGAGCCGTGCGCCGGCGCGGCGCCGGCGCTGGCCGTGCCCGAGTGCGCCATCTGCCTGCAGACCTGCGTGCACCCCGTCAGCCTGCCCTGCCGCCACGTCTTCTGCTACCTGTGCGTCAAgggagcctcctggctgggcaaGCGCTGCgccctctgcaggcaggagatCCCGGAGGACTTTCTGGACAAGCCCACCTTGCTGTCCCCGGAGGAGCTCAAGGCGGCCAGCAGAGGCAACGGAGAATACGCTTGGTACTACGAGGGGCGGAACGGTTGGTGGCAGTACGACGAACgcaccagcagggagctggaggacgCCTTCTCCAAGGGCAAGAAGAGCACCGAGATGCTGATCGCCGGCTTCCTCTACGTGGCAGACCTGGAGAACATGGTGCAGTACCGCCGGAACGAGCACGGCCGCCGGCGGAAGATCAAAAGGGACATCATAGACATACCAAAGAAGGGGGTGGCCGGGCTGAGGCTGGACTGCGACGCCGTCAACCTGGCCCGGGAGAGCTCCGCCGACGGCGCCGACAGCACGGCCGCGCCGGGGGCCgcggctctgcagcccctggcgGCCGTTCCCGCCCGGCCTCTGCCCTCGCTGGACGGGCAGCCGCTGAGCCCGGCCAGCCCCTCGCCGGACGCCAGCGACTCCCTGGAGAACTCTTTTGCCCACTTGCAGCTCAATGGAGACAGTATGGCTGAAAGGAGtcacaggggagagggagaagaagacCACGAGTCCTCCTCTTCCGGCAGGGTGCCGGCCCCCGACACCTCGGTGGAGGAGACCGAGTCGGATGCCAGCAGCGACAGCGAGGAGGCCTCTGCCCCGCTGCGGCAGCGCCTGCCCTCGGGCCAGCAGAGACACTCCGGCGCGAGccaggcggcggcgggcggcggggtGGGCAGCACCAGGTCTAGGAGGCCGGATGGACAGTGCACGGTCACTGAGGTGTAA